The Terriglobia bacterium DNA window ATTGAAAGGGTTGTCGATGATCGAAAAAAAGGCAATATTTAGGCCTTAGGATCTGTTTTTTGCCCCCGAAATCACTCCCCTGGGAACATGGATCCGAACAAAAGGGGTCAGGCCGCGACATTCGACAAATTCCTTCTGTTCCATGGCCACGCTCTTTGCCCAGGCAGCAAACGAATTGTCGATTGTCGCGGCCTGACTCCTTTTACCTCTATGTGACCGCAGTTTAGTCTACTGCCGAAGAAACTATTTCTCTCCAAAAATCCCCCCTTGGAAATCAGCATAGAGCTTCTTCATGCAGTCCGGACATATGCCGTGACTGAATTCCACCTCCGCATGGCTCCTGATATAGCCTTCAATTTGATTCCAATACCCCCGGTCATCTCGTATCTTTTTACACGAGGAACAAATCGGAAGCAGGCCGCTCAAGGTCTTGACCTTGGAAAGGGCCTCCTGGAGCTCTGCGATCAGTTTCTCTCGTTCTTGTTCGGCTCTCTTGCGTTCTGTTACGTCGTGTGCAATCGCAGAGGCTCCTATTCTGCTTCCGGAGGAATCCCTGATGGGAGAGACAGATAAGGAGACGTTCACCATCGTCCCGTCCTTTCTTCTCCGAACGGTTTCATAGTGGTCGACCCGTTCCCCCTGCTTGATCCTGTCGAGAATCATGGAAACATCATCGGGAAATCCAGGGGGAATGATAAAAGAGAAGGGGCGGCCTATTGCTTCTTCTTTGGCATAGCCGTAGAGCCTTTCAGCCCCGGAGTTCCAACTCGTGATGATCCCCTCCAGCGTCTTTCCAATGATGGCATCATCAGAGGATTCGACAATGGCGGCCAACCGGGAGGTGGTCTCCGCGGCGCGCTTGCGCTCGGTGATCTCCTGGCTGAGGATTTCATTCGCCTTTTTCACCTCCTCAAGCAGTTCCAGATTTTCAAACTTCAAAGAGATAGCTGCAGTGATGATTCTGTTTTGCGTGAATGAATAGCGCAGAATCGTGAGGAGATAAACAATGATGAGGAAGGCAACGATGTATTCAGGCTCCCCTCCTTCCATCAGGCAACGGATGGCGTAGAACAACATCGCCGGGATGGCCCATGCCGCGGGAGCAAATCGACTGGCGGAATGGGATATGGTCGTGGTTGCTGAAAGGCTGGCCAGGACAAGAACAAAAAGGGAAATATATTCCAGGTTATGAACCGGAAAGATGATAAACGCGGACATGCCCCAGACACATCCGGAAACAAGGGCAAGATACACGTAGAAATTCTTCCACCTCTCTGCGGCGAACGGGCCTTCCTGGACTTTCCGAAACTGATAAAAAAGCACCATCCGGCTGACTACAACCACCCCAATCATCAACAGCCAACCCCAAATGTTGGCATGAGGGACAATCCCACGGACGAGATAGGAGACGACGAGGGCCACAACGAAGGAGGCCACCTGCATCGTGGGCAGATGTCGAAACGTCAGCCGGACTTGTTCCCTCAGGAGATCGTCCTTGAATTTCTTGCTGACTTTCATTTCCTCAGTCATAAGTGTCTATCCACGAGGCCCAGTCCCGGGCCGGAAGTTGCAGTGCATTAGACTAACCCACCCAGTCAAGTCCGGCGGCAGAAAATTGGCTTCCGGCGCCGGGGAGCGGTCTGCCGATTTTCAATTGACGGCGTCTTCTCCGCCAGTGTATAAGGCACGAAGGCGAGCGCCTGCAAATTACGAATCCATTACGGGAAGTCCTGCTCGAGATCCCCAATCCTATTGCCGATCTCGCAGATTCTGAATTTAAGACGAATGTCTCTCTTAAAATTAAGGAGGGGCCTTCTTTTCTTATTTATCGATATCCAATGAGACCGGGGGCGGTCCCGGGTCAAGAGAGTCGTCGCCGGGTGAAACTCATGATCGAACTTGTGAGCACACGTAAATCCTTAACCTAGGGACAGTTCGGTTTCGCGCCTGATTTCCTGGTTTCACCGCAGCTCGGGACCAAGGTGGTTCTCCACAAATGGCGCAAGGAGGGATTCATGAGACAGCCATTAATCTTGGTTGCGTCCAAAGGGACAGCCCTTCGGCAGGAGTTAATCCAGCTCCTCCGCAACTACGACTTCGAGGTGAGCGCGCCCTCCGAGAGCAAGGGGTTGGTGCAGTCATTCCGGAACAGAACCCTGGATCTTGTGATCATGTTCTCTCCGGAAGGCGAGGGTGTTCCAAAGGCAGGAGAGAATCGAATGTCCGGATCCCCCGAAAGAGCTCACGTCATCCATCTCATCGCCAATAACCATGAAAGAATCTCAGGAAACAACGGAGCGGTGGATGACATTCATCAGTTCAAACAATCACTCCCGGCAGAAGGCCTGCTCCAATCCATCGACCATTGGCTTTCGCGCCTCATTCCCAGAACGAACTTCCCGAACAATCAAGCGAGCCATCCCTCCGCCAGCGAGGATTCGCCGATGGTCGGGAACAGTCCCCCCATCCAGGAAATCAAGGGATCCATCCAAAGGACCGCCCTGACCGACAGCAACGTTTTGATTACCGGTGAAACAGGGACTGGAAAGGAGATGGTCGCGGAACTGATCCACAGAAACAGTCCCAGGCATGGTAAACCGTTGGTCTGCATTAACTGCGCAGCGCTTCCCGACAGCTTGTTGGAGAGTGAACTCTTCGGCCATGAGCGGGGTGCATTCACCGGGGCTGATTCCTTTCAAGAAGGAAAGCTTAAGGCGGCCGATGGAGGGACGGTTTTTTTTGACGAGATCGGTGATATGAGTCCGCAGGCGCAGGCGAAAATCCTGAGAGTCATCGAAACGAAACAGGCGCAGCGGCTGGGAACTCAAGGGAGTTTCCCTCTGGACATCCGAATCATCGCGGCCACGAATCGCGATGTCGACGCCCTGGCAAAGGCCAACGAATTCAGAAGGGATCTCTATTTCAGGCTGAATGTGGTCAGGCTCGAGCTGCCCCCGCTTCGAGAGCGAAAGGATGACATTCCGCTCTTGTTGAATCATTACATTCGCGAAATGAATCGTTGTTTTGGGTGTTTGGTCGAAGGTTTTACCCAGGAGGCCTTCGATCTTCTTCTTCACTACGACTGGCCTGGCAACATTCGAGAACTCAAGAACCTGTTAGAGGCAATTTTTGTGAACCTCCCGCAAGGACGGATTTCTCTAAAAGACTTCCCGGAGCCATTCCGGCGGCACCTGGTCAAGGGCGAGAATTGCTCGCAAAGCGAGCGCGACAAATTATTGGCAACCCTCCTCGCAACCAATTGGAACAAAAGCAAGACCGCCCAGGAACTCCACTGGTCGCGGATGACCGTTTATCGAAAGATTGCAAAGTACCGCATCCACCGCTCGGCGGCGTAACGCGGACGGCCAAGCCGAGGCAGTCGCTCAACCGAGGGTGTGACACCGTCGGATACACGCATGACCCGCAAGAACATTTCCTTCGGATATCCAGGGGCATTCCCAGGACCTGTCACATTACCTACAGAAATGGGACAGTCTGTTACACTCTTGAATGACACCTCAAATCTCTTGGCAACCTCTCTTATCTGCCTTCATTAAGGTACTCCCTCTAAACGCTGAACGTTTGAATCTGCCTGAATGTCATGCCTCCAACTCTCCTCGCTAAACATGGAAGGTTGTCACAAGGCCAGGTGACACCACCTGGGCCCTCGGAACCGCCCTCGCCCCGGGCGAAGGAATGAGCCCCCTTCCTTTCATTCACTTAAAGAAAAAACAAAACGCGTCTCCCGTTGGTAAGGGATTTGCTACGGATTTGCATGCTATTCCAAAGCTCTACACTCTGACTGCCGAGATCCAAATGGATCGTGAATTCAAGACCGATGACAAGGGCCTGTCCGAGAGACACTACGCCAATTATTTCGAGATTGGGTTCAATGCCTTTGAATTCCTGTTGGATTTTGGGCAGTTTTATCCCGGAGACGAAAAGGCGCACCGTCAGACGCGGATCATCACAAGCCCGGCTTACGCGAAGAGTTTGTTGGAAACTCTCAGAGAGTCAATCGACCGGTACGAACAGAGCTTTGGCGTGATCAGTAAGGGTGAAACTTGAGCTTTGGCGCGAGTGCAGCGGGCTACACCGGCCCGGATCTTCTCAGCACCCGCTGCAAAGTGCTTCGATGTGTCGAACCGAGGTCTTTCGAAACCGATGGGTCAGTACACCACTTCCACAGAACACTTGATCGCGGAGCTTCTCCGCATCGATCTGCTCATCCAGCAAGCCGTGCGGGGAGCGATGCAGGTTTACCAGTCCGACAATGAGTTTCGAGGGCTCTACATCTCAGAGGAGGAAGTAGATTCCCTGCTGGGTCGACCCCTCGGCGTCCCCGCTTGGATCTCCCAAACGGATTCAACATCACCGGCCCTGGAGCAGGTGACGAGCGAAATTGTCCGGCGTAAGGCCGAGAGTTCCAGGCAGGGCGTGGTGCTACGGCTCGAGGAGATCCGGCGACTGTTTCAGCTGATCGATTTCGATGTTGAGGCTTTGCTGATCTGCCTGGCCCCCGAGTTCGATGCGCGCTATGAGCGCCTCTATGGTTACCTCCAGGACGACGTCACCAAGCGGCGGCCCACCGTGGGACTCCTCCTGAACCTGCTGGGTCATTCTGTCGAAGAGAAGTTGGCATGGCGCGAGCGCTTCTCAGTGAACTCGCCGCTGATGAAACATCAGTTGTTGCGCTCGTTTGATGACCCTTCCCATCCTCAGCCGACGCAGTTGAGCAGATTTCTCAAGGCGGATGACCGGATTTTAGATTACCTCCTGGGCTCAAACGACCTGGATGTGCGCCTCTTGCCGGTGGCCCGGCTTACCAATCCTCAGACTCGTCTTGATGATCTCGTCCTGCCCAAGGATTTTAAACAGCATTTGCTTTCACTGGCTGCTGAAGGGAGAGCCAAGGGCGAAGGGATTCTCTTCCACTTTTTCGGTCCTTCCGGAGTCGGCAAAGGCGCAACAGCCGAGGCGCTGTGCCGTGAGATGGGGGGGCAAGTGATTCGCATTGATGTCGAACATCTGCTGTTGACCTCGCAGGAGGATTTCGAATTCACAATTGGCCTGATTGGACGCGAAGCCCGGCTTCAAGACGCTGCCCTGTACTGGAAGGACATTCACACCCTGTTCCCTGAGGACAGGAGAGCGAGGCGGGATGCGGTCGTCAAGCTACTGGAAAACCACCCCGGTTTGACCTTCCTGTCCGGGCAGTCCGCGTGGCCACCCGATGACACCTGGCACGGATTTCCTATCGTGCAAGTGGCGTTTGGTCAGCCTGATTTCAGTGATCGCCTGAAACTGTGGACCCACTCACTCCAAGGGACCGAGGCAGATCTTGGACAGATCGATTTCCACTCGCTTGCAAACAAGTTCCACCTCAGTGGAGGACAGATCAGGAGTGCAGTAGCCTGCGCGGAAAGCTTTGCTCGCTGGCGGGATCCGGAAACGGTCGGGGTAACCATGCCCGACCTGCTCGCCGCCTGCCGACTGCAATCGAATCCTGCACTCGCCTTGCTCACTCATAAGGTCACTGCCCGCTTTCGATGGGACGACATCGTCCTGCCTCCCGATCAGATGCAGCAACTGCGGGAGATCTGCGACTATGTCAAACACCGCGCCGTGGTGTACGACACTTGGGGCTTCGATCGCAAACTCTCGACAGGCAGCGGGTTGAACGTTCTGTTCTCCGGTCCCCCCGGCACCGGAAAAACCATGGCCGCAGAAGTGATCGCGACCGAACTCGGACTCGACCTCTACAAGATCGACCTGTCCCGGGTGGTGAGCAAATACATTGGCGAAACGGAAAAGAATCTGGATCGTATCTTCACCGCGGCCGAGAACGCCAATGTCATCCTCTTCTTCGATGAAGCGGATGCGCTCTTTGGTAAACGGTCCGAGGTCAAGGATTCGCACGACCGGTACGCCAACATCGAGATCGGCTACTTGCTGCAGAAGATGGAGGAGTATGCCGGGGTGGCGATCCTGGCGACCAATCTGCGGCGGAATCTGGACGAAGCATTTGTGCGCCGGTTGAGGGTCATTGTTGACTTCCCTTTTCCGAACGAAGAATTCCGGCGACGCATCTGGGAAGTGACCTTCCCCCAGGGAGCTCCCCTCGATCCGGAAGTGGACTTCCGGGCGCTCGCGCGCGATGTCAAGCTCCCGGGAGGAAACATCAAGAATATTGCGCTTACGGCGTCTTTCCTGGCGGCCGCCGATGGCCCGGTGATCCGGATGCAACATCTCTTGAAGGCGGCGCGGCGCGAGCATCAGAAGTTGGGCCGGACCTGGAATGATGCCGCATGGACCATCGAGGAATCGATTGTCGCTTAAGGGCTTGAAGTGAATGGAGCGGAGATCGTTTTCCAGGACCCTTTCGCGGTGACAATCGGTTGAAAGAGTTTAACCCGAAATTGGAGATATCGACTCGGCCATGATCCGCGACCTGAGCCTGGCATTGCAATCGATCTTGGATGACCCGGGCCTGGCAGCAAGATACCCGGAGCTGGCGGCAGCGCAGATTACCTTCGACCGCCCCTCGGAGCCTTTCAATCCGGCGCAGACGACGGTCAATCTTTTCCTGTATGACCTCCGGGAGAATCTGGAGTTGCGAAGCAACGAACCGGACATCCGAACCATCAATGGTCAAGCGACGATTTCGCGCCCGCCCCTGCGGGTGCAATGCTCGTACCTTGTCACGGCGTGGGCAGCGAGCGGCACGGATCTGGCCCTTCAGGAGCACCGCTTGCTGAGCCAGGTGCTGACGGTGCTTTCGGCGTACCCGACGATCCCGGGCTCGTTCTTACAGGGCAGCCTGGTCGGTCAGGAGCCTCCCTTGCCGATGATCGCCATGCAACCGGACGCGATTAAGAACCTGTCTGAGTTCTGGTCCGCCCTGGGCAGCAGGCTGCGGCCATCGCTCACCGTGACAGTCACGATCGCCTTGGGCGTCTTTACCCTGGAAACCGCCCCTGTGGTGATCACGGGGCTGGTGGGGATGGAGCAACTGAACCTGTCAGCGACTCATGGAGATCTCTTCCGGATCGGCGGGGTTATCACCAATGCAGCCAACGCACCAGTTGCGAACGCGGCAGTCACGCTCGTCGAGCTGGGTCTCGCGACAACCACCGACGCCGGGGGCCGATACAGCCTCGGCAGGATCGCGGGGGGCGCCTACACCTTGACCGTTCGATCCGGCGCGACAACACGAACGGTCAGCATCACCATCCCGGCGACGGCCGGAAACAACTACAACGTGCAGTTGACATAGTCCAGTTTCATCCCTTGCGAGGGGAAAGGAGAACGCGATCATGGCCTCAACGTATCTTTCACCGGGCGTCTATGTGGAGGAAGTGCCGCCTCTGGCACGACCTATCGCCGGGGTGGGCACG harbors:
- a CDS encoding sigma-54 dependent transcriptional regulator, which codes for MRQPLILVASKGTALRQELIQLLRNYDFEVSAPSESKGLVQSFRNRTLDLVIMFSPEGEGVPKAGENRMSGSPERAHVIHLIANNHERISGNNGAVDDIHQFKQSLPAEGLLQSIDHWLSRLIPRTNFPNNQASHPSASEDSPMVGNSPPIQEIKGSIQRTALTDSNVLITGETGTGKEMVAELIHRNSPRHGKPLVCINCAALPDSLLESELFGHERGAFTGADSFQEGKLKAADGGTVFFDEIGDMSPQAQAKILRVIETKQAQRLGTQGSFPLDIRIIAATNRDVDALAKANEFRRDLYFRLNVVRLELPPLRERKDDIPLLLNHYIREMNRCFGCLVEGFTQEAFDLLLHYDWPGNIRELKNLLEAIFVNLPQGRISLKDFPEPFRRHLVKGENCSQSERDKLLATLLATNWNKSKTAQELHWSRMTVYRKIAKYRIHRSAA
- a CDS encoding Pvc16 family protein, with translation MIRDLSLALQSILDDPGLAARYPELAAAQITFDRPSEPFNPAQTTVNLFLYDLRENLELRSNEPDIRTINGQATISRPPLRVQCSYLVTAWAASGTDLALQEHRLLSQVLTVLSAYPTIPGSFLQGSLVGQEPPLPMIAMQPDAIKNLSEFWSALGSRLRPSLTVTVTIALGVFTLETAPVVITGLVGMEQLNLSATHGDLFRIGGVITNAANAPVANAAVTLVELGLATTTDAGGRYSLGRIAGGAYTLTVRSGATTRTVSITIPATAGNNYNVQLT
- a CDS encoding PAS domain S-box protein, with the translated sequence MTEEMKVSKKFKDDLLREQVRLTFRHLPTMQVASFVVALVVSYLVRGIVPHANIWGWLLMIGVVVVSRMVLFYQFRKVQEGPFAAERWKNFYVYLALVSGCVWGMSAFIIFPVHNLEYISLFVLVLASLSATTTISHSASRFAPAAWAIPAMLFYAIRCLMEGGEPEYIVAFLIIVYLLTILRYSFTQNRIITAAISLKFENLELLEEVKKANEILSQEITERKRAAETTSRLAAIVESSDDAIIGKTLEGIITSWNSGAERLYGYAKEEAIGRPFSFIIPPGFPDDVSMILDRIKQGERVDHYETVRRRKDGTMVNVSLSVSPIRDSSGSRIGASAIAHDVTERKRAEQEREKLIAELQEALSKVKTLSGLLPICSSCKKIRDDRGYWNQIEGYIRSHAEVEFSHGICPDCMKKLYADFQGGIFGEK
- a CDS encoding AAA family ATPase → MGQYTTSTEHLIAELLRIDLLIQQAVRGAMQVYQSDNEFRGLYISEEEVDSLLGRPLGVPAWISQTDSTSPALEQVTSEIVRRKAESSRQGVVLRLEEIRRLFQLIDFDVEALLICLAPEFDARYERLYGYLQDDVTKRRPTVGLLLNLLGHSVEEKLAWRERFSVNSPLMKHQLLRSFDDPSHPQPTQLSRFLKADDRILDYLLGSNDLDVRLLPVARLTNPQTRLDDLVLPKDFKQHLLSLAAEGRAKGEGILFHFFGPSGVGKGATAEALCREMGGQVIRIDVEHLLLTSQEDFEFTIGLIGREARLQDAALYWKDIHTLFPEDRRARRDAVVKLLENHPGLTFLSGQSAWPPDDTWHGFPIVQVAFGQPDFSDRLKLWTHSLQGTEADLGQIDFHSLANKFHLSGGQIRSAVACAESFARWRDPETVGVTMPDLLAACRLQSNPALALLTHKVTARFRWDDIVLPPDQMQQLREICDYVKHRAVVYDTWGFDRKLSTGSGLNVLFSGPPGTGKTMAAEVIATELGLDLYKIDLSRVVSKYIGETEKNLDRIFTAAENANVILFFDEADALFGKRSEVKDSHDRYANIEIGYLLQKMEEYAGVAILATNLRRNLDEAFVRRLRVIVDFPFPNEEFRRRIWEVTFPQGAPLDPEVDFRALARDVKLPGGNIKNIALTASFLAAADGPVIRMQHLLKAARREHQKLGRTWNDAAWTIEESIVA
- a CDS encoding DUF3467 domain-containing protein, with translation MDREFKTDDKGLSERHYANYFEIGFNAFEFLLDFGQFYPGDEKAHRQTRIITSPAYAKSLLETLRESIDRYEQSFGVISKGET